AACATTAACTATTTCATGTAGATAATTCCTTCTATGAAAATCAGCAATCTCACTTTACTTCTTTGCTTCCAGCTGGAGTTAGATTTATGTTACAGCCCCTCCcgatattttcttcttttgtccTCCCAATTTTGACTGTATCAATCTTAGCTACGGTCGCTTCTCAATTCTTTAAAGAAACAGTTCCAAATGGttcaaaatttcaagtttggttCATAATTTCAAGTTTCAACGGAAGCCTGAGAAGAGAGAGATGCATATGTATGTTACCTACCTTTAGGCGGTTATCCTCTACAAAACCGAAATAGTCCTTTGCAATATCTAAAATTGCGGGGTCTAACTCCACTGCCTgtagatataaataaatatcgAGAATATGATATTACATAAAATCATAAGAGTAAACCATCTTGCATACAAGCAAGCACTGGGTCtgaaatctaatttattttctcACTTAATTACTAGGGGAAAAAATTACCTCCATTTCCAAAAAGGGGATACATCCATGAAGAAACATAGGAAGTAAACCTGCTCCAAGACCTATTATTACTGCTTTAACCTGAGATATAGAATTTGCATATATCAGCAATAATGGACATTGAACAGTAATGGAAAGTTTTATATCACCGAatgccaaaaataaaaaagaagaaagatttGGCATTTACTTAGCATTACCTTCAAAAAAATTGTGACTCTGTATTAGTTACTAGGCATAACTGATCATACAAAGATCTCGAAAAGCCAAACATCAATGCACCTCATAAATGTAAATCTAATAGTAAAATAGATACTTTCAGGTTTCAACCATCATACTAGAGATTTGACACCCAATACAAATTATCAAtgatatgttaaattttttttaatgttttatgatttgattatttaaaggaattgaaaatataaatgaaatttttttaaaaaaaaaaggatgagGAAAATAAAGAATTCTTGGTTAAATATATTTCAAGATTGCAAAAAAAATCTACAACTTTCGAGTTCCCTTCTTGTAATATTCCGAGACTAAAACGGGAAATACGAACCATTTTTCCACTTGATGTCATGCTTTCCATATAAGAAGATATTAGCATGAATCCTGAAATAATCCCTGTATGATAGGAACTAGCTGCATAGCCATGATAAACTGCAAACTGGTTCCTTGCTTCTACACAATCAGTTAAAATAGTATATTAACACAGGATTAAAGCGATAAATAACAGAAGATATTAGACAATTTCATTTGAACAAacagaataatttaaaattgtataATCAGCTCTCTTATAATAGGAAGTAGGTACAAAACAGTTCTAAGAAAATTCAACTATGTTTGGAAACTCCCTAAAGAGActtattttggtaaaaaaattgttataaaattttcaacatGTTTGGCTGAGTTTCTTGAAAGTGTTTAAAagcttattaaaaaaaaaaagaaaagaaaaagagaagctaTTTTTTGAGGGGGGAAAAAAGCATAAGCTAATATCTGGGTTTCTTTTTCTGAAAAATCTTTTTACACACAGATTATTGTGCTTTTTCCTAATTGactcaaatattatatatagataATAATTCTATAtcctttttgtaattttatcaCATAAAACAACTTTTTCGTACAAtccaaacaaaataaattatctcAAACCCAATTTTCAGCACATGTATCAACACGTAAATTGATTATATAAATAGGCTATTATTgaaataattctaattttacaGCTTTGCCAAACACACCCTAAAGGCTAAAATGGGAGATAATTATCATTGCAAATCATCTTTTGAACTAGAAAATACTTTAAGAGAAAGGCCAATAATGAATACAACATGATATTTTGAACGCACTACAGCATGATTTGACAAATTAGTTGCAGATCATGTAAGGGAGTTGCATCAGCAATGATGTATTGAACTGTGATTTAAAAGATATGGGAGACAAATAGGAAATATTTACCGCTACTCTGTCTCCGAGATCCACTTTTCCTAGATTTAGAAGATGAGTTGGTTTTCTTCCTCTCTGTCTCACTAACCAATTTGGTAGATGAATTTTCATCTTTTAATAGAGCTTCAGACTGCACCAGATTTGCAGCTCTCTCAAAAACAAGGCGACGAAACACCAACTCTCTAGATGGAAAAATACTACTGACTTCACTGTCAACATTTTCATAAACTACATCTTCAACAACAATTGATCCAGTTAACGAAGATGAGACCTACAAAACACATCATTATTGATGATATTATGTATGGTGGGCATTTCAAATCAAGTAAACCATTACAATAATGTAAACCAATGTAGAAAGTGGAATCACAACTTAAATAACATAATGTACGCTGTTACTAACCTGATGAACAATGCTTCGTTCCTTGATACCCTCACTTGCCATCATGAAGCTGTAGAGATATATATTCAAGAATTTATGAGAAAGGTTGACTCATCAAGTATATAATGATGAGCTACACATCATTAAAAAATAGCTTAGCCAATACTAATAACAAACAAACACTGCCCTGGATAGTAAGAGAGCCAGCAGTACCAACATTACCGTACCAACCCTGTATATAATGATATTAGAAACTATTTGCTTACTTTATGCATATTATATTCAAAAGTTACATTATGGCTTCCTCCCCTCTAAGTGTAGGACATGGAAGATGAAAACTGAACACAAATCCTTTCCTAACGGAAACTTTATGTGAAGATTTAATCAGAATTTCTCAAAACCTGAATGGCGATATGGCATTTCaggttatatttttttttgaaaaaaaaaaatcataatcacAGTAGACCATAATTAATCATCTTATGTTGCAATGGAATCTCTGTAGCAGAACAAGGTATACCCTTGCCTCTAAACTTTCAAGTAATAGTGTCAACATTTGTTACAGGATATGTGGCTGATTAGAATATAAGATATAAACTGCCTTCTAAAAGCTTCCCTGACTTTTGCATTTATATAAGTGCAGCACCCCAGAAGCACAACTTATTTGCTGTTGTACAGCAAAATATCATGCTTAAATATTTGGGAATACATACATTAACACCTCAATAGAATATAGTGGTTACTTAAATTAAATGGGCCAAAACCAAGGGAGATACAAATAAAGGAATTGGGTATAAGTTACATACGGTATATGAGCTCCATTCTCATTTTCTGCAGGTGCCAACTGTTTAACCAACGGAGACAAATCTTTCTGAAAAGGAATAACAAGCCAATATTAGTAAAAAGAATTACAGTTAACTCATTAGAATGGTATGTCCCATGAAGAATAAGATGTCTACCTGAATCTCATCCATGCTGGCCTTTATATGGCTGGTATCCAACAAAACCTATAGTTTCAAGATTGCATAGAAGCTTCAGTTATGAAATTATCTTCAAAATAATCAAGAATGGAAAAACATTGAAAATGCAATGTTAGTTTGCTAATAATATAATACCATTATGAGACGAGCTGCTTTTGAGCTTCTGACCACCATCCACTGTCCTTCTTCAGAAAAGAAAAGCCATTCACGAGAACGTGTCTGAAATTTCACATTCGGTTATGAAATGCAAGCAGAAGAATAACTGCCTGACATAGTAGAGCAGTTGGATAAATTGCACGCATTTATTTATGTCTGTGTGTAGCATCAAATATTTTGTAATTAGCACAATTCTTTCTCATGACAATACCTTCACATTCATTAAGTTGTCAATACAACTTGTACATTAATCTGAAGTGAAGATGACAAAACCAGTGGAAATCGTAAAAAAATCATGAGCTAATATTAATATGGTAAGAAAAATTTATTCTTGATATGAAATCAGGTGGAACTACAACACATAAAACAGGAAGGGAAATCTGCTCACACACACACCTTAGGCACAATGAAAACCCCACAGTGATAGGTAAATGAGTCAAAGTGTTCCTCAGCATCAAGAACTACAGCATGATAGGTAAAAATAGAGCACCCTTGTCCACCCAAAGTTAGCTGAAATCGTCGACCTGGGGAAAGTTTTGTCAGTTCCCCTTGCAGATCTTCCGGAGAGTATAATATATGAGAGCTACTGGTGTATTTTTCACGAAGTTgattttcattttctagagctTCATGGAGTCCAGAAGCCTTGCACAAATGAGAAGGCATAGCGTAAACACCAGAAATTAACAGATGTAAAATACACGATctaacataaatatattaaacatttttttaagaacatgcatatattataaattaattagttatctaACTGAAAAACAATCTTAGGAGCTGTCCCTAATTTCATTCTGTTTACTCATCCCTTCTCCAACTTGAATTAGGCATTGGACTCTTCCTATATTAATTGGCTTGGTTTGTAATAATAGTACCAATGTACCATACCAGCTCTTGACCTAATTAACTCAACCGTGTAGTACCCATAGTCACTTACTCACTTTTCTCTCTTTCCTCCTTCCTGATCCAGATCATACAACTTCACCTACCAGATAGCTATCCTATAAAATCATTACAATTAAAGGTCAAGCTACAGCATAATCTAGTGCATCTAACAAATGCTGCATTAACCATCCATGAATCCTCATTAAAAAAAGCATCCACACCAACGAAACACCAGAATTAGGCCATGCATCTTACCTGTTTTGAACTACAATGAAGAGTTGAATCCTGAAGTAACGATGTAATCTGATGCACTGAAGTAGACAGCTCTTTCTCCACAACAACTATGAATGTTTGAAGGCTAGATTTATTAGAAGACTTCATAGGTATGGAATCAACACTCATTTTCCATCCAAGGCGGAACTTCGAAAAGAGTAGACCTGAAAAGGCCTGAATTAGTTTCCTCCAAGACCAACCAGGTCAATTTCTTCCcttaaagatataaaaaaattatcaaatgaaGTTAAAACGCAAAACAAGGTCCAGAAGATCATTTCTTTCACAGTTCACAGTAACAAAGCTCCTTGTCCAAGTTCACTACAAAGAATCCAAAATGAACTTAGAGCCGAAATAGCTTCTGCATCaacatgtttctttttcatatgagatttgcattatgcagaaaagaaaaggaaaacacaCACAAAAGGAACTATTATCATCAGAACTAGTCACCTTTGTCAACCAAATATTCTAACTATCATAATAAACAAATGGAGTAACAAAAACTGCAGAAACGTACCAAGTACATGAGATTCAGCCAAGGTAAGGCACAAAAATTTCCCCCCTGGCTTCAAAACTCTCTTTACCTGGAAATACGAATCAGTACAAGTTCACATGACCAATTAATTAATCTATATTATTCTTCACAATAATAACTAGAATAGATCAAAGAAATCATAGAAACCTCTGAGAGATACTGATTTCCCAAACTAGGGCCAAGCTCTGGCTCCATCAAAGCATCTAATCCACCTTTATCAATAACTGCATCAAAACTTTCGTCTTCAAGCTGCATACCAGCatttaaaaagaatgaaaaccaCGCAGGAATCAGATAACTCAAAACCCGAAGGGCTGCTTCAGCTTTGAACTCGAAAAGCGAGCAGTTGACACGCACCTGCATGTTGGTCATGTCCATGACGCGCCACCGCATGTGAGGGCGGAGGCGGACGTTGCGGCGGAGCATGTCGGAGATGACGACCTTGGAGAAGTCAATGTTGGTGAGTCCAGTGTATCCGGCGTCATAGAGGTGCTCGGAGAGTCGGGAGTTCCCGCAACCGGGGATAAGCAGCTGAGGAGCGGCGTCGCCGCCGTCAGCATTCGGCGGGAGGTGGGAGAGGAGCGGGTCTCGGAGGTAGGGCCACTCAGCGTACCACTCGAAAGGGTCGTTGGTGCCTCGAATAGTGAAGAACTTGTCCCAATAtcccattttcttcttcttcttctccttcttccttttttttccctGCCTCAAACTGGGGTTTTAGCAGGGTATACTCAATAGTGATCAGAGAGACAGCTTTGCCGTTTTACTTGTCTGAGCAGGATTTCTTTTATGAAATTACTTTTCAACCCCttaaattctttctttttctttatccaattTTTCTAATTTGCTACTTGCTCCTTTCTCCTAACTCCCCCTCTTTTCCTTTCATATTCTGAACGAGAACATCACTCTAACACTGGGCACCGCCGCTTGATCTTCGAGTTTAACAAATAAACCACTTTCGGTGACCAACACCGGCAGCGAAGCAGGGATAGCGCCTCTCCCTTCACTGATCCACGATCTTCCTTCTCATCCAACACGAACAGTCAGTCATTTTACTgttcttgcattattattttctattattttcctTCTGCTGATTGTTGTGCTGGAATTGCTGCAATTGTTTGTTTCGAGTGCTCTATTTAGTTGTTGCcgttaactttttatcttttggATTATGCTAGCTTTACGTGCTCAGCTTGGTTTGGTTTGTTTTGTATAGCAATGGATGGTGAACTGCAGGTGTTTGACAAAAGTTGTGTGTGGATTTGACTTTGCCATTCTGCTTCATTTTGCGTTTCttgctgcttcttttttttaagaCTTGTGGTTATGGTTACTGTTTGCAATGTCTCATTCATGGCTATGGTATGAGTGTTGATGGAAAGTTTTGGTGTTGGTCTTACTAGAGGAGAAGAAAACTAACTATAAAGTACATCCGCAAATTGCTAAAAGAGGGCATTCTAAATTANNNNNNNNNNNNNNNNNNNNNNNNNNNNNNNNNNTAAAGTCTAAGTCGTCTTCTTTGTACTTTGTTGTTCCTGTTCCTCAGCCTCCTTTTAGTGCTTCATTgtgcttatttatttattttgaagttTGAACTAAAATCTGGTGTATGAGATTGGTTATGGAGATAATACAGGCCTTGCCTAAATGAATCACAAGCCTGCCATTTGGGAATGTCCCATTCCACTTGTTATGCCTCATGTCTCGGGCTCTGGTAGAAGTTAAAGAAAAGGAACCAAGGGAAAATATCAATGCGTTTGGATGTGCTACTTTGTTGCAATTtctttcttaaattaaaataaggatGATTTCTTAAAGATATTCGGAAATTTTcttggaaaaaaatgaaaaagaaaaataaagcaaaatcaCTGGAGaatgtaaattaaataaataaacaaaataacttTGATATATTGTTGTCTTGatacattttatatttatgaaaCCTCCCTTAAAAAGAAAGGGATTATGGGTTTGGTCATTGGTAGATACCTTAAACCTTTGATTCTGATATTTCTAATTTTGATGTTGGATAGTTTACTTTCAAGATGGGAGAGCTGGTTACTGACAAGCACGTGAAATATATATTATCAGTTGAAAAGGTATGCCTCCCGTTTATATATAGTctgcaaaagaaaagaataaaaaagagatCAACTTCAGTGGATCATTTGTCTTTTATGCTGAAATGCTTGGTGTTTGATAGCTCCTTGTCACATTCTTTTCTTGGTTTCCAGAGGAAGGATGATTTTgaatctgtggtgatggagcaTCTAAGAATGAACGGGGCATACTGGGGTTTGACTGCTCTGGATTTGATGGGAAAGCTTGACGTTGTGGATGTTAACGAGGTTGTTTCATGGGTAATGAGTTGTCAGCATGATTCAGGTTGTTCAGTGTTTTATTTGTTCCCTTGCtatcaaaattctaattttgttgGACCCTACTGACATTAAAACACCTGAGATACATTAATGCAGGGGGATTTGGCGGAAATGTTGGACATGACCCGCACATCTTGTATACACTGAGTGCAGTGCAGGTGTTGGCTCTCTTTGACAAGATGGATCTTATTGATGCAGATAAGGTGACAAATTGTATCCTTTGACATACATAGTGGCCAACTTTGAAGGTTTTGGATTCACAAGGATTTTTAGCTGTGATGCAAGAGATGATgttcataataataaaataaaataaaataaaaaagaaaaaatcagtCATAATTCTTGCTCGAtatggaaaaaaagaaaatttaagttAGTTTTGGGTTGTCAAAGTTGATTGAGTTTGattgattatttattaaaatcttAAAACATAAGATCAGTTAATAAAATACGCGCTAACTATTAAAGTGTAGGTCTCTATCTTGTGtttcttaatatttttgtcaGATATTGTTGGCCTGCAAAATGAAGATGGATCTTTTTCAGGAGATATGTGGGGTGAAGTTGATACACGGTATTTCAAACAAGATATCTTTTTGATTGGTGTGCATGTATGACATTACTGTCTTTTTGACAAACGACCactgaattttttgttttaggtTCTCCTATATTGCTATCTGTTGTCTTTCAATAATACATCGCTTGGATAAAATCAATGTGGAAAAGGCTGTGAAGTACATTATAAGTTGCAAAAATATGGATGGTGGTTTTGGTTGCACACCGGGTGGGGAATCTCATGCTGGCCAAAGTACGTTATATCACTTATATTTACAATATAAATAGCAGAACCTACAACAATTATTTGTACTGGTGAATGAATGGTTTATATGCCTGCTTTAGTTTCTCTATATTCTGAATTTTGAATAATAGA
The genomic region above belongs to Arachis duranensis cultivar V14167 chromosome 3, aradu.V14167.gnm2.J7QH, whole genome shotgun sequence and contains:
- the LOC107482282 gene encoding uncharacterized protein LOC107482282 (The sequence of the model RefSeq protein was modified relative to this genomic sequence to represent the inferred CDS: added 82 bases not found in genome assembly), giving the protein MGSKVKKSGAAATEDLLETLGDFTSKENWDKFFTIRGTNDPFEWYAEWPYLRDPLLSHLPPNADGGDAAPQLLIPGCGNSRLSEHLYDAGYTGLTNIDFSKVVISDMLRRNVRLRPHMRWRVMDMTNMQLEDESFDAVIDKGGLDALMEPELGPSLGNQYLSEVKRVLKPGGKFLCLTLAESHVLGLLFSKFRLGWKMSVDSIPMKSSNKSSLQTFIVVVEKELSTSVHQITSLLQDSTLHCSSKQASGLHEALENENQLREKYTSSSHILYSPEDLQGELTKLSPGRRFQLTLGGQGCSIFTYHAVVLDAEEHFDSFTYHCGVFIVPKTRSREWLFFSEEGQWMVVRSSKAARLIMVLLDTSHIKASMDEIQKDLSPLVKQLAPAENENGAHIPFMMASEGIKERSIVHQVSSSLTGSIVVEDVVYENVDSEVSSIFPSRELVFRRLVFERAANLVQSEALLKDENSSTKLVSETERKKTNSSSKSRKSGSRRQSSEARNQFAVYHGYAASSYHTGIISGFMLISSYMESMTSSGKMVKAVIIGLGAGLLPMFLHGCIPFLEMEAVELDPAILDIAKDYFGFVEDNRLKVHVADGIQFVRDFASSAAGQIQENGTDSECIESPSNGSSTSHASVEARKVDIIIVDVDSSDPSSAMACPAPDFVEESFLETVRDKLSDQGLFVVNLVSRSQTIKDMVRLKMKKVFGHLFCLQLDEDVNEVHFALKSESCIEDSSFPEASLKLDKLFKFKHPEIGQNIINATKKIRRLK
- the LOC107482284 gene encoding geranylgeranyl transferase type-2 subunit beta 1 isoform X1: MGELVTDKHVKYILSVEKRKDDFESVVMEHLRMNGAYWGLTALDLMGKLDVVDVNEVVSWVMSCQHDSGGFGGNVGHDPHILYTLSAVQVLALFDKMDLIDADKVTNYIVGLQNEDGSFSGDMWGEVDTRFSYIAICCLSIIHRLDKINVEKAVKYIISCKNMDGGFGCTPGGESHAGQIFCCVGALALTGSLDLVNKDLLGWWLCERQVKSGGLNGRPEKLPDVCYSWWVLSSLIMIDRVHWISREKLIKFILDCQDKEKGGISDRPDDAVDVFHTYFGVAGLSLLEYPGLKPIDPAYALPVDVVNRIFFKK
- the LOC107482284 gene encoding geranylgeranyl transferase type-2 subunit beta 1 isoform X2, with the protein product MGELVTDKHVKYILSVEKRKDDFESVVMEHLRMNGAYWGLTALDLMGKLDVVDVNEVVSWVMSCQHDSGGFGGNVGHDPHILYTLSAVQVLALFDKMDLIDADKVTNYIVGLQNEDGSFSGDMWGEVDTRFSYIAICCLSIIHRLDKINVEKAVKYIISCKNMDGGFGCTPGGESHAGQIFCCVGALALTGSLDLVNKDLLGWWLCERQVKSGGLNGRPEKLPDLQG